A genomic stretch from Bradyrhizobium quebecense includes:
- a CDS encoding MFS transporter, with product MDDMLRRKPFAMRASHRLTLLTLCLAVTIAHIDTFIVNLGARAIGDHFGAGVDELQWIVDSYNLVYAVSLLTGGMLADIYGRRRILICGALIFTFASLLCAAAPSALVLIGGRALTGAGGALMIPASLAIIRVVWDRPDERARALGIWAACNGVAMALGPSLGGLLIPWLGWRSIFLVIVPFGLLVVLMAGSTIPESVNPQRRAVDIPAQLCGALALGSLTYAAIGAQSAPGAMTVALIVASLSVALLIAVERRRGAGALLSPEIFSARRFRAAMIATTGMTFGGYGMVFVLPLAWQSSGRLDAAASAAALLPMSLVFVLVSPFSGMLSDKLGLRAATSGGVTLMGVGLLMIGLGGLQPDIALAELGLAITGLGLGLAAGPLSAMAVGDVAAARAGTAAALINVARISGATIGVAVLGACYAATGGGSHGLLLAMIAGSLVQFAGAGVAWMVTGHEAPRLRI from the coding sequence ATGGACGATATGCTTCGGCGTAAACCCTTTGCCATGCGCGCATCGCACCGGCTCACGCTGCTGACGCTGTGCCTCGCCGTCACGATCGCGCACATCGATACGTTCATCGTCAATCTCGGCGCGCGCGCGATCGGCGATCATTTCGGCGCCGGTGTCGATGAGTTGCAATGGATCGTCGACAGCTACAATCTGGTCTACGCGGTCTCGCTGCTGACCGGCGGGATGCTCGCGGACATATACGGCCGGCGCCGCATCCTGATCTGCGGCGCTCTGATCTTCACTTTCGCGTCACTGCTGTGCGCGGCCGCGCCATCCGCGCTGGTGCTGATCGGCGGACGTGCCCTCACGGGCGCCGGCGGCGCGCTGATGATTCCGGCCTCGCTTGCGATCATCCGGGTGGTCTGGGACCGGCCGGACGAGCGCGCCCGTGCGCTTGGTATCTGGGCGGCCTGCAACGGCGTCGCCATGGCACTGGGACCGAGCCTTGGCGGGCTGCTGATCCCGTGGTTGGGCTGGCGCAGCATCTTCCTGGTGATCGTGCCGTTCGGCCTGCTCGTCGTGCTGATGGCTGGGTCGACGATCCCGGAATCGGTCAACCCGCAGCGGCGCGCGGTCGACATTCCGGCCCAGCTCTGCGGTGCATTGGCGCTTGGAAGCCTGACCTATGCCGCCATCGGCGCACAATCGGCGCCGGGCGCGATGACCGTAGCACTGATAGTCGCTTCGCTTTCGGTAGCCCTGCTGATCGCCGTCGAAAGAAGGAGAGGGGCCGGGGCGCTGCTGTCGCCGGAGATTTTCAGCGCGCGCCGGTTCCGCGCCGCGATGATCGCCACCACGGGCATGACATTCGGCGGGTACGGCATGGTCTTCGTACTGCCGCTGGCGTGGCAGTCGAGCGGACGGCTCGATGCCGCGGCAAGCGCCGCCGCGCTGCTGCCGATGTCGCTGGTCTTCGTCCTGGTCTCACCGTTCTCCGGCATGCTGTCGGACAAGCTCGGGCTGCGCGCGGCCACCTCGGGCGGCGTGACGCTGATGGGCGTCGGCCTCCTGATGATCGGCCTCGGTGGCCTGCAACCAGACATTGCCCTGGCTGAGCTCGGACTGGCCATCACCGGGCTCGGGCTCGGCCTCGCTGCGGGGCCGCTCTCGGCGATGGCCGTCGGCGACGTCGCCGCTGCGCGGGCCGGTACGGCTGCGGCGCTGATCAACGTGGCCCGGATCAGCGGCGCGACGATCGGGGTTGCGGTGCTCGGCGCGTGCTACGCCGCAACCGGCGGCGGCAGCCACGGCCTGCTGCTCGCGATGATCGCCGGAAGCCTCGTCCAGTTCGCTGGCGCCGGCGTGGCGTGGATGGTGACGGGGCACGAGGCGCCACGCCTGCGCATTTGA
- a CDS encoding MerR family transcriptional regulator: MDARTPDLQATPNALYIGDIARRSGRSVHTIRWYEAQGLMPGVVRDRGRRRVYNDYHIGWLDLMERLRLTGMSIKQLRDYTTLVKQGSATLRKRRALLAEHQLRVRAMIAKWTEALALVDAKIEFYDEWVAAGTRPKVSPQQRARAKRSATRA; this comes from the coding sequence ATGGACGCCAGGACACCCGATTTGCAGGCGACGCCGAACGCACTCTACATCGGCGACATCGCGCGGCGCTCCGGCCGAAGCGTGCATACCATCCGCTGGTATGAAGCGCAGGGCCTGATGCCCGGCGTCGTGAGGGACCGCGGCAGGCGCCGCGTCTACAACGACTATCACATTGGCTGGCTGGATCTGATGGAGCGGCTGCGCTTGACCGGGATGTCGATCAAGCAGCTTCGCGACTATACCACGCTCGTGAAGCAGGGCAGCGCGACCTTGCGCAAGCGCCGCGCGCTGCTCGCCGAGCACCAGCTCCGCGTCCGGGCCATGATCGCCAAATGGACCGAAGCGCTCGCGCTGGTCGACGCCAAGATCGAGTTCTACGACGAGTGGGTCGCGGCAGGCACGCGACCCAAGGTCTCGCCACAGCAGCGCGCCCGCGCCAAGCGGTCCGCCACCAGGGCCTGA
- a CDS encoding amidohydrolase family protein yields MASTLPASASGLYANPREDWLAQYTEEIIDPNRPIVDPHHHLWDRGGLRYLIEDMRDDIASGHNIVATVYVDCRSMYRADGPEAFRPVGEVEFANGVAAMAASGGYGKAAICAGIVSHVNLLIGDQAKAVLEAEIAAGNGRFRGIRHSSAWDEDPNVAHMYANRPKGILLDATFRRGFACLAPLGLSFDAWLFHPQIGELTDLARAFPDTRIVLDHCGGPVGTGRFAGKREETFPVWKASIREIAKCPNVVVKLGGLAMCLLGYDFHLRPKPPSSEELAAAWRPYVETCIEAFGPNRCMFESNFPPDKGQCSYQVIFNTFKRLASQYSEAEKTALFLQTAKDVYRLDIG; encoded by the coding sequence ATGGCCAGCACTCTGCCCGCCTCTGCGAGCGGGCTCTATGCCAATCCGCGCGAAGACTGGCTCGCCCAATACACCGAGGAGATCATCGATCCTAACAGGCCGATCGTCGATCCGCACCATCATCTCTGGGACCGCGGGGGCTTGCGCTATCTGATCGAGGACATGCGCGACGACATCGCCTCCGGCCACAACATCGTGGCGACCGTCTATGTCGATTGCCGGTCGATGTATCGCGCCGATGGCCCGGAGGCGTTCCGGCCGGTCGGCGAGGTCGAGTTCGCCAACGGCGTGGCGGCGATGGCGGCGAGCGGCGGCTACGGCAAGGCGGCGATCTGCGCCGGCATCGTCAGCCACGTTAACCTTCTGATCGGCGACCAGGCCAAGGCGGTGCTCGAGGCGGAAATCGCCGCCGGCAACGGCCGGTTCCGCGGCATTCGCCACTCCTCGGCCTGGGACGAGGACCCCAACGTCGCCCACATGTATGCCAACCGCCCGAAGGGCATCTTGCTGGATGCCACCTTTCGTAGGGGGTTCGCCTGCCTGGCGCCGCTCGGCCTCAGCTTCGATGCCTGGCTGTTCCACCCGCAGATCGGCGAACTGACCGACCTCGCGCGTGCCTTTCCCGACACCCGAATCGTGCTCGACCATTGCGGTGGCCCGGTCGGCACCGGCCGCTTCGCTGGCAAGCGCGAGGAGACCTTTCCGGTCTGGAAGGCGTCGATCCGGGAGATCGCCAAATGCCCGAACGTCGTGGTCAAGCTCGGCGGGCTGGCGATGTGCCTGCTCGGCTACGACTTCCACCTCCGCCCCAAGCCGCCCTCGTCGGAGGAACTCGCCGCCGCCTGGCGGCCCTATGTGGAGACCTGCATCGAGGCGTTCGGCCCGAACCGTTGCATGTTCGAAAGCAACTTCCCACCTGATAAGGGACAGTGCAGCTATCAGGTGATCTTCAACACCTTTAAACGGCTTGCATCACAATATAGCGAAGCCGAGAAGACGGCGTTGTTCTTGCAGACGGCAAAGGATGTCTATCGGCTCGATATCGGGTAA
- a CDS encoding GNAT family N-acetyltransferase — protein MDDSITIRPLREADAEAVVELYAKAAAVEPRLGPVTLPQWDQFLKLPQNRGGRDFRIAERNGRLLGLAESSLRDQGPHHSRFLKIVVAPEMRRRRIGLALFDDVLAIDTDPDLTVQTLVSSDWPAGMAFVAAFGFVHVESEIGMKCVEPLQPARTLAAARATIEQVSDVTACAAEVARLHNAAYASDSAFRRYSPEEMAQVLTESEVWIASEDGQMSGFCLTEPERNSMWIESVAVDPARQGRGLGQLLVYRVLAAHDVSVEHPCWLNVSSRNAPALKIYRRLGFRPQHETCRFSAPRGDLIAARARKLW, from the coding sequence ATGGATGACAGCATCACCATCCGGCCGCTTCGTGAGGCTGATGCAGAAGCGGTGGTCGAACTTTACGCAAAGGCGGCTGCGGTGGAACCGCGGCTGGGCCCTGTCACGCTGCCGCAGTGGGACCAGTTCCTGAAACTGCCGCAGAACCGTGGCGGCCGCGACTTCCGCATTGCTGAACGGAACGGCCGGCTCCTCGGGCTCGCTGAATCATCGTTGCGCGATCAGGGCCCGCATCATTCCCGGTTCCTCAAGATCGTCGTCGCGCCCGAGATGCGGCGCCGCCGGATTGGCCTCGCGCTGTTCGACGACGTGCTTGCGATCGACACTGATCCCGATCTCACCGTCCAGACGCTGGTGAGCAGCGATTGGCCGGCGGGAATGGCCTTCGTGGCCGCCTTCGGCTTTGTTCATGTCGAGTCCGAAATCGGGATGAAATGCGTCGAGCCGTTGCAGCCGGCACGCACGCTCGCGGCGGCCCGCGCCACCATCGAGCAGGTCAGCGACGTCACCGCCTGCGCCGCCGAGGTGGCGCGCCTCCACAACGCCGCCTATGCCTCGGACTCCGCGTTCCGCCGGTATTCGCCGGAGGAGATGGCGCAGGTCCTGACCGAGAGCGAAGTCTGGATCGCGTCGGAAGATGGCCAGATGTCGGGCTTCTGCCTGACCGAGCCGGAGCGGAACTCGATGTGGATCGAGTCGGTCGCCGTCGATCCGGCGCGGCAAGGACGCGGGCTCGGCCAACTGCTGGTCTATCGCGTACTGGCCGCACACGACGTGTCGGTCGAACATCCCTGCTGGCTCAACGTCTCGAGCCGCAACGCGCCCGCGCTGAAGATCTATCGCCGGCTCGGCTTCCGGCCCCAGCACGAGACCTGCCGCTTCAGCGCGCCGCGCGGCGACCTGATCGCCGCGCGTGCGCGCAAGCTTTGGTAG